One window from the genome of Streptomyces sp. NBC_01476 encodes:
- a CDS encoding xylosidase, with amino-acid sequence MGVSRRMFLGTAAGGSAAVGLAALGVVGPVSSAGAAPAASGPGDVVGKVSVGYQGWFACPGDGAPINSWWHYSANGGQPPAPSNTTIVAWPDVREFSRTYRSGYANLGNGQPADLFSSYDQQTVDTHFLWMQQNGIDTAALQRFNPVGGEGPTRDAMAAKVRSAAESHGRKFYIMYDVTDWTTMQSEIKNDWTAKMKAHTASSAYATQNGKPVVCIWGFGFSDDKRPFAPAPCLDVVNWFKDQGCYVIGGVPTWWRTGDRDSRPGFIDVYHAFHALSPWLVGRIGNVGDADNFYNVATVPDLADCAAHGIDYLPCVLPGAVTLRQRAHGDFMWRQFYNMKRAGVQGIYISMFDEFNEGNQIAKTAESAAWLPTDSGMLALDEDGTACSSDYYLRLTGDGGRMLKGQIALTATRPTQPVVTGGGTSPGTGTVISLRARANNLFVTADDAGASPLIADRPTAQAWEQFDRIDAGGGNIALRAHANGLIVTAENAGAEPLVANRAAVGPWETFQLIQNANGTVSLKSLANNLYVTAENAGADPLIANRTAIGTWEQFDLSTS; translated from the coding sequence ATGGGTGTGTCACGTCGTATGTTCCTGGGCACGGCGGCCGGAGGTTCGGCCGCTGTGGGTCTGGCCGCGCTGGGTGTGGTCGGTCCGGTGTCGTCGGCCGGTGCGGCGCCGGCGGCGAGTGGTCCGGGTGATGTCGTCGGCAAGGTCTCGGTCGGGTATCAGGGGTGGTTCGCGTGCCCGGGTGACGGTGCGCCGATCAACTCCTGGTGGCATTACAGTGCGAACGGCGGGCAGCCGCCGGCGCCGTCGAACACCACGATCGTGGCGTGGCCGGATGTGCGGGAGTTCAGCCGGACGTATCGCTCGGGGTACGCGAATCTCGGCAACGGGCAGCCGGCGGACCTCTTCTCCTCCTACGACCAGCAGACCGTGGACACGCATTTCCTGTGGATGCAGCAGAACGGCATCGACACCGCGGCGCTGCAGCGGTTCAACCCGGTGGGCGGTGAGGGGCCGACGCGGGACGCGATGGCGGCCAAGGTGCGCAGTGCGGCGGAGTCGCACGGCCGGAAGTTCTACATCATGTACGACGTGACCGACTGGACGACCATGCAGTCGGAGATCAAGAACGACTGGACCGCCAAGATGAAGGCGCACACCGCGTCGTCGGCGTATGCCACGCAGAACGGCAAGCCGGTGGTGTGTATCTGGGGCTTCGGCTTCAGTGACGACAAGCGGCCGTTCGCGCCGGCGCCGTGTCTGGATGTCGTCAACTGGTTCAAGGACCAGGGGTGTTATGTGATCGGCGGGGTGCCGACCTGGTGGCGTACCGGTGACCGTGATTCCCGTCCCGGGTTCATCGATGTCTACCACGCCTTCCACGCGCTGTCGCCGTGGCTGGTGGGCCGGATCGGGAATGTCGGGGACGCGGACAACTTCTACAACGTGGCGACGGTTCCGGATCTGGCGGACTGTGCGGCGCACGGCATCGACTATCTGCCGTGTGTGCTGCCGGGTGCGGTGACGCTGCGGCAGCGGGCGCACGGGGATTTCATGTGGCGGCAGTTCTACAACATGAAGCGGGCGGGGGTGCAGGGGATCTACATCTCGATGTTCGACGAGTTCAACGAGGGCAATCAGATCGCCAAGACCGCGGAGTCCGCGGCGTGGCTGCCCACTGATTCGGGGATGCTGGCGCTGGACGAGGACGGTACGGCGTGCTCGTCGGACTACTATCTGCGGCTGACCGGGGACGGTGGCCGGATGCTCAAGGGACAGATCGCGCTGACCGCGACCCGCCCCACCCAGCCCGTCGTCACCGGCGGCGGGACCAGCCCGGGCACCGGCACCGTGATCAGCCTGCGGGCCCGCGCCAACAACCTGTTCGTGACCGCGGACGACGCCGGCGCCTCCCCGCTGATCGCCGACCGCCCGACCGCCCAGGCCTGGGAGCAGTTCGACCGGATCGACGCGGGCGGCGGAAACATCGCGCTGCGCGCCCACGCCAACGGTCTGATCGTCACCGCGGAGAACGCCGGCGCCGAGCCGCTGGTGGCCAACCGCGCCGCCGTCGGCCCCTGGGAGACCTTCCAGCTGATCCAGAACGCCAACGGGACGGTCAGCCTCAAGTCGCTGGCGAACAATCTGTACGTCACCGCGGAGAACGCCGGCGCCGACCCGCTGATCGCCAACCGGACCGCGATCGGCACCTGGGAGCAGTTCGACCTCAGCACCTCTTGA
- a CDS encoding GNAT family N-acetyltransferase, translating to MTTTTPHAAASVPLRTGERLALALAREDMMQEYHRWETDPATVVGFGARWPVSWDVFQARFRGIHTSSHYQLFEVITVTDGVPVGTTSLSVDQSVNNAEFTLVIAPEHRGRGYAAEATALTLDWAFTIASLDAVWLAVLAPHIPAVNAYLKAGFRAAGRLRNAALWHGERVDKLLLDCVPEDLAAEKR from the coding sequence GTGACGACCACCACACCCCACGCCGCCGCATCCGTGCCGTTGCGCACCGGAGAGCGGTTGGCGCTGGCACTGGCGAGGGAAGACATGATGCAGGAGTACCACCGGTGGGAGACCGATCCGGCGACGGTGGTCGGCTTCGGTGCCCGCTGGCCGGTCTCCTGGGACGTCTTCCAGGCCCGCTTCCGGGGCATCCACACCTCGTCCCACTACCAACTCTTCGAAGTGATCACCGTCACGGACGGGGTTCCGGTCGGAACGACGTCCCTCAGCGTGGATCAATCGGTCAACAACGCGGAATTCACCCTGGTGATAGCCCCGGAGCACCGCGGCCGGGGCTACGCGGCCGAAGCCACCGCACTCACCTTGGACTGGGCGTTCACCATCGCGTCGCTCGACGCGGTGTGGCTGGCGGTCCTGGCTCCGCACATACCGGCGGTGAACGCCTATCTCAAGGCCGGCTTCCGTGCGGCCGGCCGGCTTCGCAACGCGGCCCTGTGGCACGGGGAGCGCGTGGACAAGCTCCTCCTGGACTGCGTCCCGGAAGATCTGGCAGCGGAAAAGAGGTGA